A portion of the Avibacterium sp. 20-132 genome contains these proteins:
- a CDS encoding site-specific integrase has translation MGEKKQMPRGVTIRKHKAKDTINITFTFKGVRCREPLVLPVTNSNINYAGRLLGEILNKIERNTFNYADYFPTSPKLKIFGKIVEGVTVKNYLDEYLTSCKERKLSPSTLLGYQKIIQQLSHFHSVAVSELTPAMLKNWVKLQNTTSKTIRNRLSVLRSALDEAVTDGVIAVNPVSLITVDRYKSREKGTSYEVDPFTPDEIKLILSHCQYEQWKNLFQFAFRTGLRSSELCALRWRDIDFDNRIAYIQHAKVVGIIKGTKTKSGTREVILDDVAFSALLEQQHFSYDISDFVFVDPKTKTAWAGADAIRKKAWVPTLKAADVRYRNPYQTRHTYATMHISQGANLFWLSKQMGHKGPEMLFRIYGSYLKDFELK, from the coding sequence ATGGGCGAGAAAAAACAAATGCCACGTGGCGTAACAATACGTAAACACAAAGCAAAAGATACCATTAATATCACTTTTACCTTTAAAGGGGTTCGTTGTCGTGAACCCCTTGTGCTGCCTGTAACAAATTCAAATATAAATTATGCAGGGCGATTATTAGGCGAAATTCTAAATAAAATCGAACGTAATACGTTTAATTATGCTGATTACTTCCCTACTTCACCCAAGTTAAAAATCTTCGGTAAAATCGTAGAAGGTGTTACTGTTAAAAATTATCTTGATGAATATTTAACGAGTTGCAAAGAGCGTAAATTATCTCCATCAACTTTACTTGGTTACCAAAAAATTATTCAACAGCTCTCTCATTTTCACTCTGTTGCAGTTTCGGAATTAACACCAGCAATGCTAAAAAACTGGGTTAAATTACAAAACACAACGTCAAAAACCATCAGGAATCGTTTGTCAGTATTACGCTCGGCACTTGATGAAGCTGTTACTGATGGTGTAATTGCGGTCAATCCAGTTTCATTGATTACGGTAGATCGATACAAATCAAGAGAAAAAGGCACAAGTTACGAAGTAGATCCTTTTACACCTGATGAAATTAAATTGATTCTCTCACATTGTCAGTATGAACAATGGAAAAACTTATTCCAATTTGCCTTTAGAACGGGATTAAGAAGTTCAGAGCTTTGTGCATTACGATGGCGTGATATTGATTTTGATAATCGTATTGCGTACATCCAACACGCAAAAGTAGTTGGCATAATCAAAGGAACAAAAACAAAATCAGGCACACGAGAAGTTATCCTTGATGATGTTGCTTTTAGCGCTTTACTAGAGCAACAACATTTTAGCTATGACATAAGCGATTTTGTTTTTGTCGATCCAAAAACTAAAACTGCTTGGGCAGGAGCTGATGCAATCAGGAAAAAGGCTTGGGTACCAACATTAAAAGCTGCTGATGTTCGGTATAGAAACCCATATCAAACACGACATACCTATGCTACAATGCACATCAGTCAAGGAGCTAATTTATTCTGGCTATCAAAGCAGATGGGGCACAAAGGGCCAGAAATGCTGTTCCGGATTTATGGTTCTTATTTAAAGGACTTTGAACTAAAATAA
- the cdd gene encoding cytidine deaminase: MNNYLQQHISERIRQSLPELSHPSLALDLWNILAEQHFQGFLPHFTVNHLCEKYHLTAKQLALALLPISACYANPTISHFSVGAVVMGESGNLYFGANQEFCTTHIQQTIHAEQSAISHAWMRGERKLTDVTVNYTPCGHCRQFMNELNSAETLHIHLPHSQNNLLHHYLPDSFGPKDLAISCRLFDEHHNGLSYSTEDPVILAALNAANQAHSPYSQSYSGIAIQLQDHQIFCGSYAENAAFNPALPAMQVALNYLLLSGAETETIQRVVMVEQPLNLSYRKMAEELLAYLGDVPLEYVVL, translated from the coding sequence ATGAATAATTATCTTCAACAACATATTTCAGAGAGAATTCGGCAATCACTTCCTGAGTTAAGTCATCCATCTTTGGCTTTAGATCTTTGGAATATCCTTGCAGAACAGCATTTTCAAGGCTTTCTCCCGCATTTTACGGTTAATCATTTATGTGAAAAATATCATCTGACCGCCAAACAATTGGCATTAGCCTTATTGCCTATTAGTGCGTGTTATGCAAATCCAACGATTTCTCATTTTAGCGTTGGAGCCGTTGTAATGGGGGAAAGTGGCAATCTTTATTTCGGTGCAAATCAAGAGTTTTGCACCACGCATATTCAGCAAACTATTCACGCAGAGCAAAGTGCCATTTCCCACGCTTGGATGCGAGGAGAGCGAAAATTAACGGACGTAACGGTGAACTATACACCTTGCGGACATTGTCGCCAGTTTATGAATGAATTAAACAGTGCTGAAACGTTGCATATTCACTTGCCTCATAGCCAAAATAATTTGCTACATCACTATTTACCTGATTCGTTTGGTCCAAAAGATTTGGCTATTTCTTGTCGATTGTTTGATGAACATCATAATGGTTTAAGTTATAGCACAGAAGATCCTGTTATTTTGGCCGCTTTAAATGCCGCTAACCAAGCTCACTCCCCGTATTCGCAAAGCTACTCGGGGATTGCGATTCAGTTGCAAGATCATCAAATTTTCTGTGGAAGTTATGCTGAAAACGCTGCATTTAACCCCGCATTACCTGCAATGCAAGTGGCATTGAATTATTTGTTATTAAGTGGCGCAGAAACAGAAACGATCCAACGGGTTGTGATGGTGGAACAACCTCTCAATCTTTCTTATCGTAAAATGGCGGAAGAATTATTGGCTTATTTAGGTGATGTACCGTTGGAGTATGTGGTTTTATAG
- a CDS encoding LysR family transcriptional regulator, giving the protein MESLDRLHLFTAIIDAGSFTKAAAQLGIAQSTLSYSLKQLETSLGVRLVQRNTRSLALTEAGQRLYDELKPLLSAVQNSTELVQEFAREPQSRIRLTGSPLVFRYLLQKPLAAFRRAYPNVCLELHSDVRLTDIIHERFDAGIRLGGFLAKDMIARRISPDLTMAVAASPSYLDRHGTPKTVDELHSHSCLLYRLPSLDNLMAWEFCDKNGRTFSITPSQSPLITNDFDLLFAAAKAGEGLIWLPEFVLKQESPQGELVAVLKDEAVRYEGFHLYYPSRRESPVFNALVQMLVVAEIGK; this is encoded by the coding sequence ATGGAAAGTCTTGACCGCCTACATTTGTTCACCGCCATTATTGACGCAGGCAGTTTCACCAAAGCAGCTGCCCAGCTTGGCATTGCCCAATCGACCCTAAGTTACAGCCTAAAACAGTTAGAAACCTCGCTTGGCGTGCGGCTTGTGCAGCGTAACACGAGAAGCCTAGCTCTCACTGAAGCAGGGCAGCGGCTATATGATGAGCTAAAACCGCTGCTATCAGCCGTGCAAAACAGCACCGAACTGGTGCAGGAATTTGCCCGTGAACCACAAAGCCGTATTCGGCTGACGGGTTCGCCGCTCGTTTTTCGTTATCTTTTACAAAAACCGCTTGCCGCGTTTCGCCGTGCCTATCCTAACGTCTGCCTTGAGCTGCACAGCGATGTACGCCTTACCGACATCATTCACGAACGCTTTGATGCAGGTATCCGCTTGGGCGGATTTTTGGCGAAAGACATGATTGCACGGCGAATCAGTCCTGATTTAACCATGGCGGTGGCGGCAAGCCCAAGCTATCTTGACCGCCACGGCACGCCCAAAACTGTGGACGAACTGCACAGCCACAGCTGCCTGCTTTACCGCCTGCCAAGCCTTGATAACCTGATGGCATGGGAATTTTGCGATAAAAACGGCCGCACTTTTTCCATCACCCCAAGCCAAAGCCCATTGATTACCAATGATTTTGACCTGCTTTTTGCCGCAGCTAAAGCAGGGGAAGGGCTGATTTGGCTGCCTGAATTTGTCTTAAAACAAGAAAGTCCGCAAGGTGAGCTGGTCGCCGTCCTCAAAGATGAGGCGGTGCGCTATGAAGGCTTTCACCTTTATTACCCAAGCCGCAGAGAAAGCCCAGTTTTTAACGCACTGGTGCAGATGCTTGTGGTGGCGGAAATTGGCAAATAG
- a CDS encoding aldo/keto reductase encodes MMHTLTLKNGVSMPKIGFGVFQMNDAKECEQAVLSAIESGYRLIDTAASYQNEREVGNAIKQSSIARDELFITTKLWLQDASYEGAKAQFDRSLKRLQLDYVDLYLIHQPYGDVHGAWRAMEELYEAGKIKAIGVSNFHPDRVADLMAFNRIAPMVNQIEVNPFHQRLHDVPWLQTNGVVAEAWAPFAEGKNGLFTHPVLTKIGEKYGKTVGQVVLRWLYQREIVSLAKTVRQERMQENRNIFDFALSQEDMLAITALDTQTSAFFSHRDPAMVAWLAGRKLEV; translated from the coding sequence ATGATGCACACTTTAACCTTAAAAAACGGCGTATCTATGCCCAAAATCGGCTTTGGTGTTTTCCAAATGAACGATGCCAAAGAATGCGAACAAGCGGTACTCAGTGCCATTGAATCGGGCTACCGCCTGATAGACACCGCTGCCAGCTACCAAAACGAACGCGAAGTTGGCAACGCCATCAAACAAAGCAGTATCGCAAGAGATGAACTCTTCATCACCACCAAACTTTGGCTGCAAGATGCAAGCTATGAGGGTGCCAAAGCCCAATTTGACCGCTCTTTAAAGCGCTTGCAGCTTGACTATGTGGATTTGTATTTGATTCATCAGCCTTATGGCGATGTGCATGGGGCGTGGCGGGCGATGGAAGAGCTGTATGAAGCAGGCAAAATCAAAGCTATTGGCGTAAGCAATTTCCACCCCGACCGAGTGGCAGATTTGATGGCGTTCAACCGCATTGCCCCGATGGTTAATCAAATTGAGGTTAATCCGTTTCACCAGCGGCTGCATGATGTGCCTTGGCTACAAACGAACGGCGTGGTTGCCGAAGCGTGGGCGCCCTTTGCAGAAGGCAAAAACGGCTTATTTACCCACCCTGTGCTAACAAAAATCGGCGAAAAATACGGCAAAACGGTCGGACAAGTGGTGCTTCGCTGGCTGTATCAGCGTGAAATCGTCTCGCTTGCCAAGACAGTGCGTCAAGAACGTATGCAAGAAAACCGCAATATTTTTGACTTTGCCCTAAGCCAAGAAGATATGCTTGCCATCACCGCCCTTGATACTCAAACCTCTGCCTTTTTCTCACACCGCGACCCTGCCATGGTGGCGTGGCTGGCGGGCAGAAAGCTTGAGGTGTAA
- a CDS encoding excisionase, with product MKPTPYEKSIIILPVKTLPITIFCKIFGYSLAQINRRLERGVWQENVHVLKVEGCKERMVDLEEVDKWARKNKCHVA from the coding sequence ATGAAACCAACACCGTACGAAAAAAGTATTATCATACTACCGGTCAAAACGTTACCAATTACCATATTTTGCAAAATCTTTGGATATTCATTGGCTCAAATTAACCGAAGATTAGAGCGTGGAGTATGGCAGGAAAATGTACACGTTTTAAAAGTTGAAGGGTGCAAGGAAAGAATGGTTGATTTAGAAGAGGTGGACAAATGGGCGAGAAAAAACAAATGCCACGTGGCGTAA
- the glnS gene encoding glutamine--tRNA ligase, with the protein MSHITENEHQPTNFIRHIIDEDLEAGKVNHVYTRFPPEPNGYLHIGHAKSICLNFGIAEDYKGLCNLRFDDTNPVKEDVEYVDSIKQDVEWLGFHWEGKARYASDYFDALYGYAIELIEKGLAYVDELSPEQMREYRGTLTEPGKNSPYRDRSVEENLALFEKMKNGEFAEGKASLRAKIDMASPFMVMRDPVLYRIKFAEHHNTGNKWCIYPMYDFTHCISDAIEGITHSLCTLEFQDNRRLYDWVLEHISIKRPLPHQYEFSRLNLEYTLTSKRKLLKLVEDEVVDGWNDPRMPTISGLRRRGYTPASIREFCRRIGVTKQDNVVEFSALESCIRDDLNQNAPRAMAVINPLKLVIENFDGQEMLSAPNHPNREELGHRQLPFTKEIYIDQADFREEANKQYKRLVLGKEVRLRNAYVIKAERVGKDAEGNITTVYCTYDPETLGKNPADGRKVKGVIHWVSATDNVPAEFRLYDKLFTVPNPSAAEELYEVLNPNSLVVKHGFVEKSLANAKEEKAYQFEREGYFCADSKDSHPEHLIFNLTVSLKEGF; encoded by the coding sequence ATGAGCCATATTACAGAGAACGAACATCAACCTACCAATTTTATTCGTCATATTATTGATGAAGATTTGGAAGCAGGAAAAGTAAACCACGTTTATACCCGTTTCCCACCGGAACCAAATGGCTATTTACATATTGGTCACGCAAAATCTATCTGTTTAAATTTTGGTATTGCAGAGGATTACAAAGGTTTGTGTAACCTGCGTTTTGACGATACCAACCCGGTTAAAGAAGATGTGGAATATGTGGATTCGATTAAACAGGATGTAGAATGGCTTGGTTTTCATTGGGAAGGTAAAGCACGTTATGCCTCCGATTATTTTGATGCGCTTTATGGTTATGCCATTGAACTGATCGAAAAGGGGCTTGCTTACGTTGATGAACTTTCACCAGAGCAAATGCGTGAATATCGTGGCACACTGACCGAACCGGGTAAAAACAGTCCTTATCGTGATCGTAGCGTGGAAGAAAATTTAGCTTTATTTGAGAAAATGAAAAATGGCGAATTTGCTGAAGGAAAAGCCAGTTTGCGAGCTAAAATTGATATGGCATCGCCATTTATGGTAATGCGTGATCCCGTGTTATATCGCATTAAATTTGCTGAACATCACAACACTGGAAATAAATGGTGCATTTACCCAATGTATGACTTCACTCATTGTATTTCAGATGCGATTGAAGGCATTACGCATTCATTATGTACATTGGAATTCCAAGATAACCGCCGTTTATACGATTGGGTTCTTGAGCATATTTCTATTAAACGCCCATTGCCACATCAATATGAATTTTCTCGCTTAAATTTAGAATACACGCTGACATCTAAACGTAAATTATTAAAATTAGTAGAAGATGAAGTGGTTGATGGTTGGAACGATCCGCGTATGCCGACCATTTCAGGTTTACGTCGTCGTGGCTACACACCTGCTTCAATCCGTGAATTTTGCCGTCGTATTGGGGTAACCAAGCAAGATAACGTGGTAGAATTTAGTGCGTTAGAATCTTGTATTCGTGATGATCTCAACCAAAATGCACCGCGTGCAATGGCAGTGATTAATCCATTAAAACTTGTCATTGAGAACTTTGACGGGCAAGAAATGCTTTCCGCACCAAATCACCCAAATCGTGAAGAATTAGGCCATCGCCAACTGCCATTTACCAAAGAAATTTATATTGATCAAGCGGATTTCCGTGAAGAAGCAAATAAACAATATAAACGTTTAGTATTAGGCAAAGAAGTGCGTTTGCGTAATGCTTATGTGATTAAGGCTGAGCGTGTAGGAAAAGATGCTGAAGGCAATATCACTACCGTGTATTGTACTTATGATCCTGAAACTTTAGGCAAAAATCCAGCCGATGGACGTAAAGTAAAAGGCGTAATTCACTGGGTTTCTGCCACCGACAATGTACCAGCTGAATTTCGTTTATACGACAAATTATTCACCGTGCCAAACCCAAGTGCAGCGGAAGAACTTTATGAAGTGCTAAATCCAAATTCTTTAGTCGTAAAACACGGTTTTGTAGAAAAAAGTTTAGCTAACGCAAAAGAAGAAAAAGCGTATCAATTTGAGCGTGAAGGCTATTTCTGCGCCGATAGCAAAGACAGCCACCCAGAACACCTGATTTTCAACTTAACCGTAAGTTTGAAAGAAGGGTTCTAG
- a CDS encoding MacB family efflux pump subunit, whose amino-acid sequence MNIIELSHINKFFGEGENRTQVLKDINLDIKKGDFIAIIGQSGSGKSTLMNIIGCLDTATSGSYKVEGLEVSQLNRDQLSDLRQKKFGFIFQRYNLLSTLSAVENVALPAIYAGIDQPTRLQRAKLLLEKLGLGDRLENKPNQLSGGQQQRVSIARALMNGGEIILADEPTGALDSKSGETVMNILRQLHREGHTIILVTHDKNVANFANRIIEIKDGKIIEDRHKSEQISQKQDIAPQSNKSRLQFYKDQFIESFKMSIKAIVAHKLRSLLTMLGIIIGITSVVCVVALGNGSQQKILSNINAIGTNTMDIYNGTGFGDRRAVKNQNLTVADANMLAKQSYIASVTPNSSVNGTLTYGNQSFTAQVRGVGEQYFNVRGLSKAEGVFFTADAVKHSEQVAVIDENTLREVFNDQNPLGKILMINKKPLRIIGIATNNNIGTNNSSLNIYIPYTTAMNKISGNKKISSITVKIRDEISSKVAEKDLTRLLTVRHGKKDFFVFNTDTIKQTIEKTTNTMTLLISSIAIISLVVGGIGVMNIMLVSVTERTKEIGVRMAIGARQFNILQQFLIEAVLICLIGGITGVILSMVLGTVFNWLVKDFTMIFSTFSIIAALLCSSLIGVIFGYMPAKNASQLNPITALAQE is encoded by the coding sequence ATGAATATTATTGAATTAAGCCACATTAACAAATTTTTTGGTGAAGGTGAAAACCGCACGCAGGTATTGAAAGATATCAATTTGGATATTAAAAAAGGAGATTTTATTGCCATTATTGGGCAATCAGGTTCTGGCAAATCCACCTTAATGAACATTATTGGCTGTCTGGATACCGCAACATCAGGTTCTTATAAAGTAGAGGGGTTAGAAGTAAGCCAGCTAAATCGTGATCAACTTTCTGATTTACGCCAGAAAAAATTCGGCTTTATTTTTCAGCGCTATAACCTACTTTCAACATTAAGTGCGGTGGAAAATGTGGCGCTTCCTGCGATTTATGCAGGTATTGATCAACCTACTCGCCTACAACGAGCCAAGCTCTTATTAGAAAAATTAGGATTGGGTGATCGCTTAGAAAACAAGCCAAATCAGCTTTCGGGTGGTCAACAACAACGTGTAAGTATTGCACGTGCCTTGATGAACGGGGGAGAAATTATTCTAGCCGATGAACCCACTGGCGCATTAGACAGCAAAAGTGGCGAAACAGTGATGAATATTCTCAGGCAGTTGCACCGTGAAGGTCATACTATTATTTTGGTTACGCACGACAAAAATGTGGCAAATTTTGCAAATCGTATTATTGAGATCAAAGACGGCAAAATTATTGAAGATCGACACAAATCGGAGCAAATTAGCCAAAAGCAAGACATCGCACCGCAAAGCAATAAAAGCCGATTGCAATTTTATAAAGATCAATTTATTGAATCTTTCAAAATGTCTATTAAAGCCATTGTGGCACATAAACTACGTTCCTTACTCACTATGTTAGGGATTATTATTGGTATTACTTCGGTGGTTTGTGTGGTCGCCTTAGGCAATGGTTCACAACAAAAAATCCTAAGCAATATCAATGCAATAGGGACGAATACCATGGATATTTATAACGGAACGGGCTTTGGCGATCGGCGCGCGGTGAAAAATCAAAATCTCACTGTGGCAGACGCTAATATGCTCGCCAAGCAAAGTTATATTGCCAGTGTAACACCAAACAGTTCCGTGAATGGCACCTTAACTTATGGCAATCAAAGTTTTACCGCTCAAGTACGCGGTGTAGGAGAACAATATTTTAATGTGCGAGGGTTAAGCAAAGCAGAAGGGGTATTCTTTACAGCGGATGCGGTAAAACACAGCGAGCAAGTGGCTGTCATTGATGAGAACACGTTACGCGAAGTGTTCAACGATCAAAATCCACTAGGTAAAATTTTGATGATTAATAAAAAACCATTGCGTATCATTGGGATAGCAACTAACAATAATATAGGAACAAACAATTCTAGCTTGAATATTTATATCCCTTACACAACGGCGATGAACAAAATTTCAGGCAATAAAAAAATTAGCTCAATCACAGTGAAAATTCGTGATGAAATTAGTTCAAAAGTGGCGGAAAAAGATCTCACTCGCTTATTAACTGTGCGTCACGGTAAAAAAGATTTTTTTGTATTCAATACCGATACGATTAAACAAACTATTGAAAAAACAACAAATACAATGACATTGTTGATTTCTTCCATTGCCATTATTTCCCTTGTAGTGGGTGGCATTGGGGTGATGAATATTATGCTGGTTTCAGTTACCGAACGCACCAAAGAAATTGGTGTGCGAATGGCAATTGGCGCAAGACAATTTAACATCTTGCAACAATTTTTAATTGAAGCGGTATTGATTTGTTTAATTGGTGGCATTACGGGTGTCATACTATCAATGGTATTAGGCACCGTATTTAATTGGTTGGTGAAAGACTTTACGATGATTTTTTCCACCTTCTCAATTATTGCTGCCCTACTCTGTTCAAGCTTAATTGGTGTAATTTTTGGTTATATGCCGGCGAAAAATGCTTCGCAATTAAATCCAATTACCGCTTTAGCTCAGGAATAG
- a CDS encoding SAM-dependent DNA methyltransferase codes for MDKLIKSKTRVKDFGEVFTSKKLVDKMLKLLQPGTFISSTKFLEPACGTGNFLYQVLNRKLSELLYSDKKPYYKVLNFYLSLASLYGVDIQLDNVLECQSRLKALFYERLAMLHIKPNEGLVDTILGNNIRRGNALEDTFMFLDLEVFFKDSCTDIDVPQDSFSLTFYKINLQHNTQSIHSVKLLPIEEELRI; via the coding sequence ATGGATAAATTAATCAAATCGAAAACAAGGGTAAAAGATTTTGGCGAAGTGTTTACCAGTAAAAAACTGGTAGACAAAATGCTCAAGCTACTTCAGCCAGGAACATTTATCTCTAGTACAAAATTCCTTGAACCTGCGTGCGGTACGGGGAATTTTTTGTATCAGGTGCTAAACCGTAAACTTAGCGAACTGCTTTATTCCGACAAAAAGCCTTATTACAAGGTGCTGAATTTTTATCTCTCACTCGCTAGTTTATATGGTGTCGATATTCAGCTTGATAACGTGCTGGAATGTCAATCACGGCTCAAGGCTCTGTTTTACGAACGCCTCGCAATGCTACACATTAAACCAAACGAAGGCTTGGTTGATACTATTCTGGGCAATAACATCAGACGCGGCAACGCCCTTGAAGACACTTTTATGTTTCTCGATCTTGAAGTATTTTTCAAAGACAGCTGCACAGACATTGATGTGCCACAAGACAGCTTTAGCCTAACGTTTTACAAAATCAATTTACAACACAACACCCAATCCATTCACTCGGTGAAATTATTACCGATTGAGGAGGAGTTGAGGATTTAA
- a CDS encoding efflux RND transporter periplasmic adaptor subunit, producing the protein MRKKTIFSLLAIGLVVFGVYSYFTHSNQQETTYLTEQVHRGEIKKSVITAGTVRAYNRVEVGAQASGKIEKIHVVLGQHIKQGDLIAEIDSKNQVNALNSAQAELKAYQAQLNAKQVAYNVAKSAYDRLAKLYASKSTSLDELNAAKNNLSAAKAAISEVEASIQRAEIQVDTAKTNLAYTKILSPLDGTVISIPVSEGQTVNANQTTPTIVQVADLTKILIKPEISEGDITKVKAGMKVEFTTLSDPDKVYQSTIHSVDPAITTLTDNEYKESASDTSAVYYYANVLVDNPDNQLRIGMTTQNTIIIADEQHALLIPTITLHKEGKETFVNLLIDNNKVEKRKVVTGLNDDMNTQILSGLSEGEKVISSQVTRDEKVGNSFRGPRIL; encoded by the coding sequence ATGCGTAAAAAAACGATTTTCTCCCTGCTTGCCATTGGGCTAGTGGTATTTGGTGTTTATAGTTATTTCACTCATTCTAATCAACAAGAAACTACCTATTTAACCGAACAGGTTCATCGTGGTGAGATAAAAAAATCTGTCATTACTGCTGGCACGGTACGGGCCTATAATCGTGTGGAAGTCGGTGCGCAGGCCTCAGGTAAAATTGAAAAAATTCACGTTGTACTAGGACAGCACATCAAGCAAGGCGATTTAATCGCAGAAATTGACTCAAAAAATCAAGTGAATGCGTTAAATTCAGCACAAGCGGAATTAAAGGCTTATCAAGCTCAACTTAACGCCAAGCAAGTGGCTTACAATGTGGCCAAATCGGCCTATGATCGTCTTGCGAAATTATATGCAAGTAAATCAACCTCCTTAGATGAACTGAATGCGGCAAAGAATAATTTATCTGCCGCTAAGGCGGCAATTTCTGAAGTGGAAGCCTCCATTCAACGTGCTGAAATTCAGGTGGATACGGCTAAAACAAACTTGGCATACACAAAAATTCTTTCACCTCTTGATGGCACAGTCATTTCCATTCCGGTCTCTGAGGGTCAAACAGTCAATGCGAATCAAACCACCCCAACTATTGTTCAAGTTGCTGATTTAACTAAAATTTTAATTAAACCCGAAATTTCTGAAGGGGATATTACAAAAGTAAAAGCTGGAATGAAAGTCGAGTTCACTACCCTTTCCGATCCAGATAAAGTGTATCAATCCACCATTCATTCTGTTGATCCTGCCATCACCACGCTCACGGATAATGAATATAAAGAAAGTGCGTCAGATACCAGCGCTGTTTATTACTATGCTAATGTATTGGTAGATAATCCTGATAACCAACTACGCATTGGAATGACCACACAAAATACAATCATCATTGCCGATGAACAACATGCCTTGCTCATTCCGACAATTACGTTACACAAAGAAGGAAAAGAAACCTTCGTTAATCTCTTAATAGATAATAATAAAGTAGAAAAACGCAAAGTTGTTACAGGGTTAAATGATGATATGAATACGCAAATTCTAAGTGGCTTATCAGAAGGCGAAAAAGTGATTTCCTCACAAGTAACCCGCGATGAAAAAGTAGGTAATTCATTCCGTGGCCCTCGAATTTTATAA
- the tdeA gene encoding toxin/drug exporter TdeA, with amino-acid sequence MLKQSKLSLAIGLSVLLAGCANLDDSYNASQQDFQQYEELTKQYHIQENWWTLYKDPQLNQLVEQALVNNKDLAKAAIAVNTALYNANLIGANLVPNFSGSVSSSASRNINTGAPNPQTGSVSTISHGGSLNVSYTLDLWRRLADSASAAEWRHAATEQDLEAARISLINSVILTYYQLGYLNDAISTVNKTINYYSEINRIMQNKFRQGVADRASSDQAQQAVLTARNSLINYQTQKKTAEATLRNLLNLKPSDPLKVNYPHILNVKNVGVNLNVPLSAIANRPDVKGYQYRLNSAFKDAKAMQKSWFPSITLGGSLGSSGNKIDNAFNTPIAGGTIGISLPFLNWNVVKWNVKISESAYDLALVNFEQSITKALNDIDTNYFAYSQARQNFANLKQTYDYNKRITQYYKNRYDAGISELREWLNAASTERNSELSILSAKYNLIQSENAVYSAMGGYYSSEEL; translated from the coding sequence ATGTTAAAACAATCCAAACTCTCACTTGCTATTGGCTTGTCTGTGTTGTTAGCTGGCTGTGCGAATCTTGATGATTCTTACAACGCTTCACAACAAGATTTCCAACAATATGAAGAATTAACCAAACAATACCATATCCAAGAGAATTGGTGGACACTGTACAAAGATCCGCAACTCAATCAACTAGTTGAACAAGCACTGGTAAATAATAAAGATTTAGCCAAAGCAGCCATTGCGGTAAATACCGCACTTTATAATGCAAATTTAATTGGGGCGAATTTAGTACCGAATTTCAGCGGTTCTGTTTCTTCTTCTGCTAGTCGTAATATTAATACGGGCGCCCCAAATCCACAAACCGGTTCTGTTTCAACAATCTCTCACGGTGGCTCATTAAACGTCAGCTATACGCTAGATTTATGGCGTCGTTTAGCTGATTCGGCTTCTGCAGCAGAATGGCGACACGCTGCGACAGAGCAAGATCTTGAGGCGGCACGTATTTCATTAATCAATTCCGTCATCTTAACCTATTATCAGCTTGGTTACTTAAATGATGCCATCAGCACCGTGAATAAAACCATTAATTACTATTCCGAAATTAATCGTATTATGCAAAATAAATTCCGCCAAGGGGTTGCCGATCGTGCAAGTTCAGATCAAGCACAACAGGCGGTTTTAACGGCGCGTAATAGCTTAATCAATTATCAAACGCAAAAGAAAACAGCGGAAGCAACATTGCGTAACTTATTGAATTTAAAACCAAGTGATCCATTAAAAGTGAACTATCCACATATTCTTAACGTGAAAAATGTGGGCGTAAACCTGAATGTTCCCCTCTCAGCGATTGCAAATCGTCCAGACGTAAAAGGCTATCAATACCGCTTGAACAGTGCATTCAAAGACGCTAAAGCAATGCAAAAAAGCTGGTTCCCAAGCATTACTTTAGGCGGTAGCTTAGGTTCTAGTGGCAACAAAATTGATAATGCATTCAATACACCAATTGCAGGTGGGACGATCGGAATTAGCTTGCCATTCTTGAACTGGAATGTTGTGAAATGGAACGTAAAAATTTCAGAATCAGCCTATGATTTAGCATTAGTGAATTTTGAGCAAAGTATTACAAAAGCATTAAACGATATTGATACTAATTATTTTGCTTACAGCCAAGCACGTCAAAACTTTGCGAACTTAAAACAAACTTATGATTACAATAAGCGCATCACGCAATATTATAAAAATCGCTATGATGCAGGCATTTCTGAATTAAGAGAATGGCTAAACGCCGCCAGCACCGAGCGTAATTCTGAGCTTTCTATTTTGAGTGCTAAATATAATCTTATTCAAAGTGAAAATGCGGTTTATAGTGCAATGGGGGGATATTATTCTTCAGAAGAATTGTAA